Proteins encoded within one genomic window of Thermomicrobiales bacterium:
- a CDS encoding FtsX-like permease family protein, giving the protein MVAIFAAAWRVIIQRGRADWLILAAALLIVTLATTLLSSGPIYASAVGLSGLHRTLNDAPVAESNVQISARIVPDDVRRFDDAVVRIAGDAFAATGGPIVRVGVSDSYALPDQENVRDLAIFSFYDGIEQHATIADGRWPETASGIVETAISDASAELLGLSIGDELTLANRRDVDVHTTIRLVGIFHINDASDPFWWDDEQVLVGVKDGQSFTTYGPFIVTPATFFSSAVTPSSSQVLWRIYPVVEQLQVNEIAQLRSNVNNLGARLEADLGVRNRVAVDTDLVNILRRAERSLLVTRTGVMILTLQLAILAGYALVLTAGLLVEQRRVETALLRSRGASNGQIAAMALMEGLLLAIPAAIAGPLIAAATLRLLNVVGPLTAIELRLQPQISPLAYLLSAVAAVACVIALVLPAGLTARTFIEARSGAGREGARGFAQRGGIDLALLAIGVLGYWQLRRYGAPITETVQGRLGLDPFLVAAPAIGMLAGAVAALRIIPLGARAIDRAVVRTRGLIASLGVWQVSRRPARYARAALLLILALSIGLFAVSYTATWRRSQIDQAAFQVGSDFRVTPDLRTGTALPQWNLANGYAQIDGVQNSMPTIRDVTSVSRSAGTGQIIALEASTAPSVVHFRSDLSETAFPDLMQSLLDGRPSLPALELPGDVQRLRMTASITLDPVEGVDVQPEPPPFSLSLIVRDGTGVLYRVDTARLASQTVLEIPLASAMSQDSVAAPTSPLSIVSIDIRSIVPRAIARTGQFAIPTLAVSPTLDGDDWTPVDLGAGWVASLSSVSGLADAATIDLIAADGVPSAHISTGSVTRDILLPMVYSLRPGTIEVPATVPIVASTSFLQGTESAVGDTVQMDLGGTRRDVNIVGAIEAFPTTASNRPSIVVDLPTLQTLSYLNSGLLQPVEEWWIAVRPGSSDRVETTLDAAPFSTWKLQSGDARVQALQTDPVALGIIGALSVGFVAAALFASVGFIVSSAVSAHERLTEFALLRALGLSPRQLSGWLSLENGLLVAMSVVGGTLLGLGLAWLVLPFVTLTQSAGAVIPAVIVTIPWATILLLELAIIGLLVLVVLVSGILLRRVGLGGLLRLGEE; this is encoded by the coding sequence ATGGTCGCTATCTTCGCCGCCGCCTGGCGAGTCATCATCCAACGTGGCCGGGCCGACTGGTTGATCCTCGCCGCTGCGCTGTTGATCGTGACCCTCGCGACGACCCTGCTTTCCTCCGGCCCGATCTACGCGTCGGCAGTCGGCCTCAGCGGCCTGCATCGTACGCTGAATGACGCGCCCGTCGCCGAGTCGAACGTCCAGATCAGCGCCCGCATCGTCCCCGACGACGTCCGCCGCTTCGATGACGCTGTCGTCAGGATCGCCGGCGACGCGTTCGCCGCAACCGGCGGCCCAATCGTCCGCGTCGGTGTCTCAGATTCCTACGCTCTGCCCGATCAGGAGAACGTCCGCGACCTCGCCATCTTCAGCTTCTACGATGGCATCGAGCAACACGCCACCATCGCTGACGGTCGCTGGCCGGAGACTGCTTCCGGCATCGTCGAAACTGCCATCTCCGACGCCTCTGCCGAGCTGCTCGGCCTCTCGATTGGCGACGAGCTCACCCTCGCGAATCGCCGCGATGTCGACGTCCACACCACCATCCGTCTCGTCGGCATCTTCCACATCAACGACGCCTCCGACCCGTTCTGGTGGGACGACGAGCAGGTGCTCGTCGGTGTCAAGGACGGTCAGTCCTTCACCACCTACGGCCCGTTCATCGTCACGCCCGCGACCTTCTTTTCGTCCGCCGTAACGCCCTCGTCCTCGCAAGTCCTCTGGCGTATCTATCCGGTTGTCGAGCAGCTGCAGGTCAACGAAATCGCCCAGCTCCGCTCGAACGTGAACAATCTCGGCGCACGACTGGAGGCCGACCTCGGCGTACGCAACCGCGTCGCCGTCGATACCGACCTGGTCAATATCCTGCGCCGTGCCGAGCGCTCACTGCTCGTTACCCGCACCGGTGTCATGATCCTGACCCTGCAGCTCGCCATCCTGGCCGGCTACGCACTCGTCCTCACCGCCGGTTTGCTGGTAGAGCAACGCCGCGTCGAGACTGCGCTGCTGCGCTCTCGTGGCGCAAGCAACGGTCAGATCGCCGCGATGGCCCTGATGGAGGGCCTGCTACTGGCCATTCCCGCAGCGATCGCCGGGCCGCTCATCGCCGCCGCCACGTTGCGTCTGCTGAATGTTGTCGGACCGCTGACAGCGATCGAGCTGCGCCTCCAGCCGCAGATATCGCCGCTCGCTTACCTGCTCTCGGCGGTCGCCGCCGTCGCCTGCGTCATCGCTCTCGTGCTGCCGGCCGGCCTCACCGCCCGCACCTTCATCGAAGCCCGCTCCGGCGCTGGCCGCGAAGGCGCTCGTGGTTTCGCCCAGCGCGGCGGCATCGACCTCGCCCTGCTCGCCATCGGCGTCCTCGGCTACTGGCAGCTGCGTCGCTACGGCGCGCCGATCACCGAGACCGTCCAGGGCCGCCTCGGGCTGGACCCGTTCCTCGTCGCCGCCCCGGCGATCGGCATGCTCGCCGGCGCTGTCGCCGCACTGCGCATCATCCCGCTCGGCGCGCGCGCCATCGACCGCGCAGTCGTCCGGACGCGTGGCCTGATCGCCTCACTCGGCGTCTGGCAAGTGTCCCGTCGTCCTGCCCGCTACGCCCGAGCCGCCCTGCTGCTGATCCTGGCGCTCTCGATCGGCCTCTTCGCCGTCTCCTACACCGCCACCTGGCGGCGCTCGCAAATCGACCAAGCCGCCTTCCAGGTCGGCAGCGACTTCCGTGTTACCCCCGATCTGCGCACTGGCACCGCCCTCCCGCAGTGGAACCTCGCCAACGGCTACGCCCAGATCGACGGTGTCCAGAACTCAATGCCAACCATTCGCGATGTCACCAGCGTCTCGCGGTCAGCCGGCACCGGCCAGATCATCGCGCTCGAAGCTTCAACTGCGCCGTCCGTCGTGCACTTCCGATCCGACCTGTCCGAGACTGCCTTCCCCGATCTGATGCAGTCGCTCCTGGACGGTCGACCCAGCCTCCCGGCCCTCGAGCTCCCCGGCGATGTGCAGCGTCTGCGCATGACCGCCAGCATCACGCTCGATCCAGTTGAGGGCGTCGACGTGCAGCCTGAACCGCCGCCATTCAGCCTGTCACTCATCGTGCGCGACGGCACCGGCGTCCTCTATCGCGTCGATACTGCCCGACTCGCAAGCCAGACAGTGCTGGAGATTCCGCTGGCGTCCGCCATGTCGCAGGACAGCGTCGCTGCTCCGACGTCCCCGCTCTCGATCGTCAGTATCGATATCCGCTCGATCGTGCCTCGTGCCATTGCCCGCACCGGCCAGTTCGCGATCCCAACACTCGCCGTCAGCCCAACGCTCGATGGCGATGACTGGACGCCTGTCGATCTGGGTGCAGGATGGGTTGCATCGTTGAGCAGCGTGAGTGGCCTTGCCGACGCTGCCACCATCGATCTCATTGCCGCCGATGGCGTCCCTTCGGCTCACATTTCGACCGGCTCAGTCACCCGCGACATCCTGCTCCCGATGGTCTACTCACTCCGCCCCGGAACGATAGAAGTCCCCGCGACAGTCCCGATCGTCGCCTCCACCTCCTTCCTGCAAGGCACCGAGTCCGCTGTCGGCGACACGGTCCAGATGGACCTCGGTGGCACGCGGCGTGATGTGAACATCGTCGGCGCGATCGAAGCGTTTCCAACGACCGCATCGAACCGTCCATCGATCGTCGTTGACCTGCCGACCCTGCAAACGTTGAGCTACCTGAACAGTGGCCTGCTCCAGCCGGTCGAGGAGTGGTGGATCGCGGTCCGGCCCGGCTCGTCCGACAGAGTCGAAACAACCCTCGATGCCGCGCCGTTCTCCACCTGGAAGCTCCAGTCCGGCGACGCTCGCGTGCAGGCGCTCCAGACCGACCCGGTCGCGCTCGGCATCATCGGCGCACTCTCGGTCGGCTTCGTTGCCGCCGCTCTCTTTGCCTCCGTTGGCTTCATCGTCAGCTCCGCCGTCTCGGCCCACGAGCGTCTGACTGAATTCGCCCTGCTCCGCGCGCTCGGCCTCTCCCCGCGTCAGCTCAGCGGCTGGCTCTCGCTGGAGAACGGCCTGCTCGTCGCGATGAGCGTCGTTGGCGGCACGCTGCTCGGCCTCGGTCTCGCCTGGCTCGTCCTGCCGTTCGTCACCTTGACCCAATCGGCAGGAGCAGTAATCCCTGCGGTGATCGTGACGATCCCGTGGGCGACCATCCTGTTGCTGGAGCTAGCCATCATCGGCCTGCTCGTCCTGGTTGTGCTGGTTTCGGGCATTCTGTTGCGGCGCGTCGGTCTCGGTGGCCTGCTGCGTCTGGGGGAGGAGTAG
- a CDS encoding ABC transporter ATP-binding protein, whose amino-acid sequence MALIARAAEPAIEFRDVSRRFVLHHERRASFQDWFVGLIRPRGAAEEFWALRDVSFTVRRGETFGLVGRNGAGKSTMLKLVTRILEPSSGAVRVNGRTYAMLELGAGFHPELSGRDNVFLNGSLYGFSRKEMARRFDQIVQFAELERFIDTPVKHYSSGMYARLGFGIAVHMDPEILVIDEVLAVGDQTFQQKCYRALDELKSRGTTILFVSHDANAVRSFCDRAALLSGGQLIDVGLAEDIVDHYQRLLHETEPRVSLLRVRPVDPLGVPTDEVISGDDLRLEILLRAPNGSGTAGLSLQIDMVDESGTHLFSAGGELPAELPLAPQAIQRAGDQPDTRVARLCINAFPLAATTVRLIATLTNLGGDDRDVVDRSESQITVAPSSDQSRGLLRLNHEWSWQAPESVEAGGPTAKRIGK is encoded by the coding sequence ATGGCGCTGATTGCCCGCGCCGCCGAACCCGCCATCGAGTTTCGCGATGTGTCGCGCCGCTTCGTGCTGCACCACGAGCGCCGCGCCTCGTTCCAGGACTGGTTTGTCGGTCTGATCCGTCCGCGCGGCGCAGCCGAGGAATTCTGGGCCCTCCGTGATGTCTCATTCACCGTCCGGCGCGGCGAGACGTTCGGTCTGGTCGGTCGCAATGGTGCCGGCAAGAGCACCATGCTCAAGCTGGTGACCCGCATCCTTGAGCCGTCCAGCGGTGCTGTCAGGGTCAATGGCCGCACCTACGCCATGCTGGAGCTCGGTGCTGGCTTCCACCCCGAGCTGAGCGGACGCGACAACGTCTTCCTCAACGGCAGTCTCTACGGCTTCAGCCGCAAGGAGATGGCGCGCCGCTTCGATCAGATCGTTCAGTTCGCCGAGCTCGAGCGCTTTATCGACACACCAGTCAAGCACTACTCGTCCGGCATGTACGCCCGCCTCGGCTTCGGCATCGCCGTCCATATGGATCCCGAAATCCTCGTCATCGACGAGGTCCTCGCCGTTGGCGACCAGACATTCCAACAGAAGTGCTATCGCGCGCTCGACGAGCTGAAGTCCCGCGGTACGACCATCCTGTTTGTCTCGCACGACGCAAACGCCGTTCGCTCGTTCTGCGATCGCGCCGCGCTGCTCTCGGGTGGTCAGCTCATCGACGTCGGCTTGGCCGAGGACATCGTCGATCACTACCAGCGCCTGCTCCACGAGACCGAGCCGCGCGTCAGCCTGCTCCGCGTTCGCCCTGTCGATCCGCTCGGCGTGCCGACCGACGAGGTCATCTCCGGCGACGACCTCCGTCTGGAGATCCTTCTTCGCGCCCCGAATGGTTCCGGTACCGCCGGTCTCAGCCTGCAAATCGACATGGTTGACGAATCCGGCACCCATCTCTTCAGCGCTGGCGGCGAGTTGCCGGCCGAGCTACCGCTGGCCCCGCAGGCGATCCAGCGCGCCGGCGATCAGCCGGACACGCGCGTCGCCCGCCTCTGCATCAACGCCTTTCCGCTGGCGGCCACGACAGTCCGCCTGATCGCGACGCTCACCAACCTCGGTGGCGACGACCGCGATGTCGTCGATCGCAGCGAGTCGCAGATCACCGTCGCACCGTCCAGCGACCAATCCCGTGGCCTGCTCCGCCTGAACCATGAGTGGTCCTGGCAAGCACCTGAATCTGTCGAAGCCGGTGGTCCGACGGCGAAGCGCATCGGCAAATAG
- a CDS encoding ABC transporter permease, which produces MVSQTAEIFRYRSLIGNLVAKDLKVRYKSSILGFFWSLLNPLLMMLVFTFVFTQLLGETIPNFSVFVLIGLLSWNWTSTSIGMGTTSLVDNASLINKVYFPRILLPISVVASNMANYVLALPVIFAAMLVARMDFTPWLLYLPVIVFVQMTFLVGAVLILSAIHIYFRDTTVLVEVGLTAWFFMTPIFYRVEDVAPDYVSLMYRLNPMASIIAELHTILYYGGVPDPFFMARTFATSLAMVVVGYFLFNRVSHQLGERL; this is translated from the coding sequence GTGGTATCGCAGACTGCCGAGATCTTTCGCTATCGTAGCCTGATCGGGAATCTTGTAGCCAAGGATCTGAAGGTCCGCTACAAATCTTCGATCCTGGGGTTTTTCTGGTCGCTGCTCAATCCGTTGCTGATGATGCTGGTGTTCACCTTCGTCTTCACGCAACTGCTCGGCGAGACCATTCCCAACTTCTCCGTCTTCGTCCTGATCGGCCTGCTCTCCTGGAACTGGACCTCGACCAGTATTGGCATGGGCACGACATCCCTCGTTGACAACGCTTCGCTGATCAACAAGGTCTACTTCCCCCGCATTCTGCTGCCGATCTCGGTCGTCGCCTCCAACATGGCCAACTACGTCCTCGCCCTGCCGGTGATCTTCGCCGCCATGCTGGTCGCGCGCATGGACTTCACGCCCTGGTTGCTCTACCTGCCGGTGATCGTCTTCGTCCAGATGACCTTTCTCGTCGGCGCAGTCCTGATCCTGTCCGCCATCCACATCTACTTCCGCGACACGACCGTGTTGGTGGAAGTCGGCCTGACTGCCTGGTTCTTCATGACCCCGATCTTCTATCGTGTCGAGGACGTTGCTCCTGATTATGTCTCCCTGATGTACCGGCTCAACCCGATGGCCTCGATCATTGCCGAGCTGCACACGATCCTGTACTACGGCGGCGTGCCCGACCCGTTCTTCATGGCCCGCACGTTCGCCACATCTTTGGCCATGGTCGTCGTTGGCTACTTCCTTTTCAATCGCGTCAGCCACCAACTCGGGGAGCGACTCTAG